The Rhodocytophaga rosea genome has a segment encoding these proteins:
- a CDS encoding RNA polymerase sigma factor, producing MSSEPLIIQQCRKGEKKAQHALYIAFAKKMFLHCYRYLKNKADAEEVLTDGFMKIFTSIAKIEYRDEKSFEAWIKKIMINESLLFLRKKKQLIYANEDIPETIETEILVDERLAAQDIYKLILFLPVGYRTVFNMYAIEGYSHKEIAQMLGINESTSRSQLTKARTLLQELIVKNYTL from the coding sequence GTGAGCAGTGAACCTCTAATCATACAACAATGCCGCAAAGGAGAAAAAAAAGCGCAACATGCTTTATACATAGCTTTCGCTAAAAAAATGTTCCTGCACTGTTACCGCTACCTGAAAAACAAAGCAGATGCTGAAGAAGTGCTGACTGACGGATTTATGAAAATATTCACAAGCATTGCTAAGATTGAATACCGGGATGAAAAAAGTTTTGAAGCCTGGATTAAAAAAATTATGATTAATGAATCATTACTGTTTTTACGGAAGAAAAAACAATTGATCTATGCAAACGAAGACATACCCGAAACGATAGAAACCGAAATATTAGTAGATGAAAGATTAGCAGCCCAAGATATTTACAAGCTCATTCTGTTTTTACCTGTAGGATACCGCACTGTTTTCAATATGTATGCTATTGAAGGCTACTCGCATAAAGAGATTGCCCAGATGCTAGGCATCAATGAAAGTACATCCAGGTCGCAACTGACCAAAGCAAGAACGCTGTTACAAGAATTAATAGTTAAGAATTATACCCTATGA
- a CDS encoding transposase, which yields MKRHVFDQAFKQMAVELSYAKGSVKIAAQELGIDPGSLSKWQQSEQDSNVVPVEKPILTAEQLEIKRLQKELKEAQWERDIRTRCPHRLLVQKRRWASFPGARGHIQVYKKPQGDISYRKDV from the coding sequence ATGAAAAGACACGTATTTGATCAAGCATTTAAACAGATGGCCGTAGAGTTATCTTATGCTAAAGGATCAGTGAAGATAGCTGCCCAAGAATTAGGGATAGATCCTGGCAGCTTAAGTAAGTGGCAGCAGAGTGAGCAGGATAGCAATGTAGTTCCCGTTGAGAAGCCTATTCTTACAGCAGAACAGTTAGAAATCAAACGCTTACAGAAGGAGTTGAAGGAGGCCCAATGGGAGCGCGATATCAGGACCCGATGCCCACATCGTCTGCTGGTCCAAAAAAGGCGGTGGGCATCTTTTCCAGGAGCGAGGGGACATATTCAGGTTTATAAAAAACCACAGGGAGATATTTCCTATCGAAAAGATGTGTAA
- a CDS encoding IS3 family transposase (programmed frameshift), whose translation MENKRKRYSAEFKFKVALEAVKERQTISELTAKFGVHSTQIGLWKKQLLQEGMEVFKEETKGKKENQQSLLDRLYQQIGQLQVELDWLKKKSQVWDNSQKRLLIDPTHSGLSIARQCELLGLHRSGYYYRPCEESEENLLLMRLLDEQYMDTPYYGIRRMQWFLGQKGYQVNHKRVSRLLRTMGLEAVYPKPNLSKANPTHKIYPYLLRGVKIKQVNQVWSTDITYIPMAKGFMYLVAVMDWYSRFVLAWQLSNSLEVDFCLDALESSFQYGKPQIFNSDQGSQFTATAFTDKLSTRDIRISMDGRGRALDNVFIERLWRNVKYEYVYLCAPINGKELWSGIDQYFTRYNYQRPHQSLDYLTPAQVYFQTNTGKVQI comes from the exons ATGGAAAACAAACGCAAGCGCTACTCAGCCGAGTTTAAGTTCAAAGTAGCTTTAGAGGCTGTTAAAGAAAGACAAACGATAAGTGAGCTGACAGCAAAGTTCGGAGTACATTCTACCCAAATAGGTCTTTGGAAAAAGCAACTTTTGCAAGAGGGGATGGAAGTCTTTAAAGAAGAAACCAAAGGGAAAAAAGAAAATCAGCAATCATTGTTAGACCGACTATACCAGCAGATTGGCCAGTTACAGGTAGAACTTGACTGGCTTAAAAAAAAATC TCAGGTGTGGGATAATTCTCAGAAACGATTGCTAATAGATCCGACCCATTCCGGTCTCAGTATCGCAAGGCAGTGTGAACTGCTGGGCTTACATCGTTCGGGATATTATTACCGACCTTGCGAAGAAAGTGAGGAAAACCTATTGCTAATGCGTCTGTTAGACGAACAGTACATGGACACTCCCTATTATGGCATTCGGCGAATGCAGTGGTTTCTAGGACAGAAAGGTTATCAGGTAAATCATAAGAGAGTTTCCAGATTGCTTAGGACAATGGGGTTAGAAGCAGTTTATCCTAAGCCAAACTTGAGTAAAGCAAATCCGACACATAAAATTTATCCCTACCTGTTGAGAGGAGTAAAAATAAAGCAAGTCAATCAGGTATGGAGTACAGATATCACTTATATCCCAATGGCCAAAGGATTCATGTATTTAGTAGCCGTCATGGATTGGTACTCTAGGTTTGTATTAGCCTGGCAGTTAAGCAACTCATTAGAAGTAGATTTTTGTCTGGATGCATTAGAAAGCTCTTTTCAATACGGAAAGCCACAGATTTTCAACTCAGATCAGGGATCGCAGTTTACAGCTACGGCTTTTACTGATAAGTTATCAACTAGAGACATTCGTATTTCTATGGATGGCAGAGGTAGAGCTTTAGATAATGTTTTTATTGAACGATTGTGGCGCAATGTTAAATATGAATACGTATATTTATGTGCTCCCATTAATGGAAAGGAACTTTGGTCGGGTATCGATCAATACTTTACCCGCTATAACTATCAGCGGCCACATCAGTCGTTAGATTACCTTACTCCTGCTCAGGTATATTTTCAGACCAACACAGGAAAAGTGCAAATATAG
- a CDS encoding M6 family metalloprotease domain-containing protein → MQTLYLLRTKTFTLVFVLLCYAAVAQQISNCPASPYPIIITQADGTSVTIIGKGNQLNAWTETLDGYSVVNKNGVYEYARKANGRLVASGMKARNRADRTTAEIEFLQKLPKALKPNAPDNINHSLLKSSPAASGPQKIGYPKSGNVKALLLLIKYPDLSNTYTKANFNNMMNQSNFNGTGSFKDFYASSSFGQLTISTDVFGWYTASENFNYYSAQNGDGRASKLVREAVDAAQAAGVDFSQYDNDGDGVVDGIIVAHAGPGAEEGNQQQFIWSHRWDLSARSNEVTYDGVLIDGYMINPERRLSTNGMVGIGVFCHEFGHNLGLPDLYDSNGGSQGTGEWSLMAGAGWLGNELTPGNFCAWCRTKLGWVTPTPLGIIAGSYSLEAASSSKQVFRINTALPNEYFLLENRQRTGLDEALKGSGLAIWHINTNKTSLYPGSNTVNADENMKGVDLEEADGLKQLDNEDLDNRGDGGDLYPGTSINRNFTNTSTPNSKTYTNASTGITIKNIMADKAGKIWFTYGNPAPVISGFVPSAGGTGTIVTITGNHFLGATSVSFNLLNAYRFTIINATTISAIVPIGATTGKIRVTTPDGTATSATDYTVDGYCVPIYSVAHSLNDMDYINNFSFHTLVRTNSGISNNESNYSNSPSYGPFSYSTQVLPGQSYPISMQAGDGPQSFGVWIDYNNDEDFNDAGEFVYKSPTVGQGIFTGTVTIPSQVTTGLKRMRVRCANSIVSAENSCTPLSFGETEDYTITTGYCVPIYTVACTSDYIDDFSFHTLINNNSGCNGKERNYSNSPAILSSTTTVSKGKSYPISIQSGPRGQGFGVWIDYNNDYDFGDVGEFVYHTLTAGTGLYTGNITIPAGVSTGPKRLRVRSRRNTLISGAQSCEAFTNGETQDYTIHIEGPIASANPWNKRFGGSGTDNFSVVIKTSDGGYLLGGYSASGQSGDKSEASQGNNDFWIVKTDVLGNKLWDKRYGGSAADILNTAIQTSDGGYLLGGNSTSGISGDKTEAGRGGKDFWVIKITNAGVKQWDKRFGGSGEDDLRTLIQTEADAYLLGGYSNSAASGDKTQDAKGGQDYWIVKLNASGVKQFDKTFGGSADDFLEGVVETTDGGYILAGRSASSQSGDRSQSSKGGRDYWIVRTDGNGSKQWDKCFGGGGDDDLYAIGKGTDYFYLAGFSTSGVSGDKSQDTQGGKDFWMLKIAANGVKLWDKRFGGSDDEELRSIIQTTDGGYLLAGKSVSGVSGDKSQNSWGSSDYWIVKTDGNGSKQWDKRFGGTGAEELRTVLQTSDGGYLLGGRSDSGVSGDKTQTSQGGNDYWMVKVLADGQSIAPATRLAFESQVSELVNELSLKAAPNPFTEKITVSFTLLQSEQVMLKVYDSQGREVGHLYNGEADAGKHYEFEWSSGTHKSGLYVVQLSTASQVSYQKIILSR, encoded by the coding sequence ATGCAGACTTTGTACCTTTTGCGTACAAAAACATTTACCCTTGTTTTTGTACTGCTTTGTTATGCCGCTGTGGCTCAACAAATCTCTAATTGTCCGGCCTCCCCTTACCCTATCATCATTACACAGGCAGATGGCACATCCGTTACTATCATCGGAAAAGGAAACCAGCTGAATGCCTGGACTGAAACTCTTGACGGTTATTCGGTTGTGAATAAAAATGGCGTATATGAATATGCCAGAAAAGCTAATGGGAGGCTGGTTGCTTCCGGTATGAAAGCCAGAAACAGGGCAGATAGGACGACAGCAGAAATAGAATTCCTGCAAAAACTTCCCAAGGCTTTGAAACCCAATGCACCGGATAATATCAATCATTCTCTTCTAAAATCTTCTCCGGCAGCTTCTGGGCCTCAGAAGATTGGGTATCCGAAAAGTGGAAATGTAAAGGCCTTATTGCTGCTCATTAAATATCCCGACCTTTCAAATACCTATACAAAAGCCAATTTCAATAACATGATGAATCAGTCGAATTTTAATGGAACAGGTAGCTTTAAGGACTTTTATGCAAGTAGTTCTTTTGGCCAGCTTACGATCAGTACCGATGTATTTGGGTGGTACACCGCTTCTGAGAATTTTAATTATTACAGCGCCCAGAATGGAGATGGGCGGGCATCCAAATTGGTACGGGAGGCAGTGGATGCAGCCCAGGCAGCTGGCGTAGATTTTTCGCAATACGACAACGATGGAGATGGGGTAGTAGATGGGATTATAGTAGCTCATGCCGGGCCTGGGGCAGAAGAAGGCAACCAGCAACAATTTATATGGTCTCATCGCTGGGATTTATCTGCCCGCAGCAATGAAGTAACCTACGATGGGGTGCTGATTGATGGGTATATGATCAATCCGGAAAGAAGGCTCAGCACCAATGGCATGGTAGGGATAGGCGTATTTTGTCATGAATTCGGCCATAATCTGGGCCTGCCAGATTTATATGATAGCAATGGCGGCTCGCAAGGCACTGGTGAATGGTCGTTGATGGCAGGCGCAGGCTGGTTGGGCAATGAGCTGACGCCAGGTAATTTCTGTGCCTGGTGCCGTACTAAACTTGGCTGGGTTACCCCTACGCCCTTAGGTATAATAGCCGGAAGTTATTCTTTGGAAGCTGCCAGCAGCAGTAAGCAGGTTTTCCGCATAAACACTGCCCTGCCTAACGAATATTTTTTGTTAGAGAACAGGCAGCGTACCGGCCTGGATGAAGCCTTGAAAGGGAGTGGTCTGGCTATCTGGCATATCAATACCAACAAAACCAGTCTATATCCGGGCAGTAATACTGTTAATGCGGATGAAAATATGAAAGGTGTGGACCTGGAAGAGGCAGACGGATTAAAACAACTGGATAATGAGGATCTGGATAATAGGGGTGATGGCGGCGATTTATATCCTGGTACCAGCATCAACCGGAATTTTACAAATACTTCTACGCCAAACTCCAAAACGTATACAAACGCCAGCACTGGTATCACCATCAAGAATATTATGGCCGACAAGGCAGGAAAAATCTGGTTTACCTATGGAAATCCTGCTCCGGTTATTTCCGGGTTTGTTCCCAGTGCCGGAGGTACAGGCACGATAGTAACCATTACCGGCAATCATTTTCTGGGAGCCACCTCTGTGAGCTTTAATCTGTTAAATGCCTACCGATTCACAATTATTAATGCCACTACCATAAGTGCCATCGTACCCATTGGTGCTACCACTGGGAAAATAAGAGTTACAACTCCGGATGGCACTGCTACCAGCGCTACAGATTATACGGTGGATGGATATTGTGTGCCTATTTATTCGGTAGCTCATTCTTTAAATGATATGGATTATATAAATAATTTTAGCTTCCATACCCTTGTTCGTACTAATTCAGGCATCAGCAATAATGAAAGCAATTATTCAAATTCTCCCTCGTATGGCCCTTTTTCCTATTCCACACAAGTATTACCCGGGCAAAGTTATCCTATAAGTATGCAGGCAGGAGATGGACCTCAGAGCTTTGGTGTATGGATTGATTATAACAATGATGAGGATTTTAATGATGCAGGGGAATTTGTGTACAAATCTCCAACCGTTGGACAGGGCATATTCACAGGTACGGTTACTATTCCTTCCCAGGTTACCACCGGTTTGAAAAGAATGCGGGTGAGATGTGCTAATTCAATTGTGAGTGCTGAAAATTCATGTACGCCGCTGAGCTTTGGGGAAACTGAAGATTATACAATTACGACTGGATACTGTGTACCAATATATACCGTTGCCTGCACCTCCGATTATATTGATGATTTTAGTTTCCATACCCTGATCAATAACAACTCCGGGTGTAATGGAAAAGAAAGGAATTATAGTAATTCGCCTGCTATACTTTCCAGCACTACTACTGTAAGCAAAGGGAAAAGTTATCCCATCAGTATACAGTCGGGACCAAGAGGGCAAGGCTTTGGGGTATGGATTGATTATAACAATGACTATGACTTTGGTGATGTCGGTGAGTTTGTTTATCATACCTTAACGGCAGGTACAGGTTTGTATACTGGAAACATTACGATTCCAGCTGGTGTTTCGACAGGCCCTAAAAGGCTGAGGGTACGTTCCCGGCGCAATACACTCATTTCGGGCGCTCAATCTTGTGAGGCCTTTACAAACGGAGAAACACAGGACTATACAATCCATATAGAAGGGCCTATTGCATCTGCCAATCCATGGAATAAACGATTTGGAGGAAGTGGAACGGATAATTTCTCTGTAGTCATAAAAACCTCAGATGGCGGCTACTTGTTGGGTGGGTATTCTGCCTCCGGCCAGAGTGGAGATAAATCGGAAGCCAGCCAGGGAAACAATGATTTCTGGATTGTAAAAACAGATGTTTTAGGCAATAAACTCTGGGATAAACGATATGGAGGTTCAGCCGCCGACATTTTAAATACAGCTATCCAGACTTCTGATGGAGGCTATTTACTCGGTGGCAATTCTACTTCGGGTATCAGCGGCGATAAAACAGAGGCTGGCAGAGGCGGAAAAGATTTCTGGGTAATTAAAATTACAAATGCCGGTGTAAAGCAATGGGACAAACGTTTTGGTGGTTCAGGCGAAGATGATTTACGAACATTGATTCAGACCGAAGCAGATGCATACCTGCTTGGTGGGTACAGCAACTCAGCCGCCAGTGGAGACAAAACGCAGGATGCAAAAGGTGGCCAGGATTACTGGATAGTAAAGCTGAATGCATCCGGAGTGAAGCAATTCGATAAAACCTTTGGCGGCTCTGCCGACGACTTTCTGGAAGGTGTAGTTGAGACTACAGATGGAGGGTATATACTGGCAGGCAGGTCTGCTTCCAGCCAGAGTGGAGACCGGTCACAAAGCAGTAAAGGAGGCAGGGATTACTGGATTGTTAGAACAGATGGGAATGGCAGCAAACAGTGGGATAAGTGTTTTGGAGGTGGGGGAGATGATGACTTATATGCGATAGGCAAAGGAACAGATTACTTTTACCTGGCTGGCTTTAGTACCTCCGGTGTAAGTGGCGATAAAAGTCAGGATACCCAGGGAGGAAAAGACTTCTGGATGCTCAAAATAGCCGCTAATGGTGTCAAATTATGGGATAAACGTTTTGGTGGAAGTGATGACGAAGAGTTACGTTCCATCATACAAACAACAGATGGCGGGTATTTACTAGCAGGAAAGTCAGTATCAGGTGTTTCCGGTGATAAAAGCCAGAATAGCTGGGGCAGCAGCGACTATTGGATCGTCAAAACAGATGGTAATGGCAGTAAACAGTGGGATAAGCGTTTTGGCGGTACTGGCGCAGAGGAACTAAGAACAGTATTACAAACAAGCGACGGTGGATATTTGTTAGGAGGCAGGTCTGATTCTGGCGTTAGCGGAGATAAAACGCAAACTTCCCAGGGTGGAAATGATTACTGGATGGTGAAGGTATTGGCCGATGGACAATCCATTGCACCAGCAACCAGGCTTGCCTTTGAATCCCAGGTAAGCGAGTTAGTTAATGAATTAAGCCTGAAAGCGGCACCAAATCCTTTTACTGAAAAGATAACTGTTAGTTTTACTTTATTGCAATCTGAACAAGTAATGCTGAAAGTATATGATAGTCAGGGAAGGGAAGTAGGACATTTATACAATGGTGAAGCGGACGCAGGCAAGCATTACGAATTTGAATGGTCATCTGGTACACACAAGTCAGGTTTGTATGTGGTACAGCTATCAACTGCTAGTCAGGTAAGCTATCAAAAAATTATACTGTCCAGGTAA